The DNA window TCACAAAATTCGAAAATACGTTAAAGGGTGCAAAGACGGTCGTTTGGAATGGACCAATGGGCGTTTTTGAAATGAGTAATTTTGCCAACGGAACTTTGGAATTAGGCAAGTTTATTGGTTCTTTGACTGCTCAAGGAGCAGCTACGATCGTTGGTGGCGGTGATTCTACTGCTGCTGTTTCTCAGCTTGGAATTGCTGATCAATTTACGCATATTTCAACCGGTGGAGGTGCCAGCCTTGAATATTTGGAAGGCAAGACTTTACCAGGAATTGCTGCCATCTCGGATAAATAACTGTGAATAGTGACACAAAATAAAGCTATTAAAAAACTCTCGTGAACAATATGAGAGTTTTTTTATATATCATTTAATTTGCAATAATCATAATGCCAAGGATAGCAGCCAAAAAGAAAAGAAGTGCAATAATCGATAAAACAATTGCAGCCGGTTTTTTGTTAATTTTACGAGCAAAAGTAATTTCCAACACAGCGACAAAGGCCAGCGCGGCGGCAATTTTAATAATTGTCAGAACCGGTTCTGCATGAACTGTTTTCAAAGCCAGAACAAGGCCACTGATGAAAAGCGGCAAATAGATAACTCTTGTTGCTAAAACTAATCTTTTGTCTTGCTCTAAGGGGACAAGCAAAGCTGCGGTAGCAGTAATAGCGATAGAGATGACTGAGAGAATGTGAATTGCAAGAATTATCTTCATAATGTTTTCATTTTAAACCATTCGCAATCCAGAAAGAAATTTTTTTGCAATGAATTTTCCCACAAAAAAAACCGATCATTGACTGACCGATGCTTTTTAAAATATTTTATAAGTGTTTAAAAGTCATTAATCTGATTTTTCAGCTGGCAGCCTAGAAGAAACGGCCTTAGCCGGTACTTGCATCTTAGCAGGCACTAGCATAATGTTGCCATCTTTATTCACGGTTGCTTTTAATTCATGTGCATTTGGATTATCCAAATAGAGATCGGCAACTTTATCTTCAATTTGTTCTTGCACGACACGTCGCAAAGGTCGAGCACCCATTTCCGGGTTATAACCTAGTTCAACGATCTTGTCTTTTGCATCTTGGTCAACTTGAACGTGCAACTTATTTTCAGCTAACATCGTGTTCATGTTCTCAAGCATCAAGTCCGTAATTTGACCTAATTCTTGCTTGCCCAATTCTTTAAACTCAACGATCGAATCAAAGCGGTTCAGAAACTCTGGTTTGAAATAATTCTTGAGTTTTTCAATCAGTTGATGTTCAGCAGAGTCTTTATCCGTTTCAGCACCAAAACCGACAGTATTATTGCCGACATCACCGGTACCGGCGTTCGATGTTGCGATAACGATGGTATCTTTAAAGCTGACCACGTGACCCTGAGAATCAGTTAAACGGCCATCATCTAGAATTTGCAAAAACATGTTCATGACATCGCGATGTGCTTTTTCGATCTCGTCAAGCAGAATCAATGAGTAGGGGTGGCGACGAACCTGTTCGGTCAGTTGACCAGCCTCCTCATAACCGACATATCCAGCAGGTGCACCAATCAATTTAGAAATACTTTGGGGTTCCATGTATTCAGACATATCGAAACGAATCATTGATTCCTCAGATCCGAACATTTCTTTAGCTAATTGTTTAGCAGTTTCGGTTTTGCCAACGCCAGTTGGGCCAACGAATAAGAACGAACCGATCGGCCGGCCGGATTTAGTTAAACCGATCCTGTTACGACGAACAGCCCTAGAAACGCGTTCAACAGCTTGATCCTGCCCGATCACATGCGTACGCAGATTGGCATCTAAATTCTTCAATTGAGAGGCTTCGTTTTGTTTTAGATCACCAACTGGAATCTTTGTCTTTTCTTCGATGATTTTTGTGATATCCGAAATAGTGACATTAGCTGCATTAGCAACATTTTCCGGATTGGCTTGCGAAGCATTTTTTTGTTTCTGCAAAGTATCGACTTGATCACGCCAGTAGCTGGCTTTTTCATAGTCTTCTTTTTCGATCGCTTGTTGTTTCATGGCTTCAGCGTTATTAATTTTTTGCTGAATTTCTTCTGGGCTTATAAACTCTAAATGAAGATTTTTTCTCGAACCCGCCTCGTCGATCAAATCAATCGCTTTATCCGGCAAAAAACGTTCCGGAATATAACGATCAGAAAGTTCAACAGCTGTTTTCAAGACTTCATCAGAATATTTGACATGGTGAAAATCTTCATATTTTGATCGTAATCCCTTGAGAATTTCATAAGCTTCTTCCGCAGTAGGTTCGTCCACCATTACTTCTTGGAAACGACGGGCAATTGCACCATCTTTTTCGATGGTACGATATTCTTTCAAAGTTGTCGCACCGATCAACTGAAATTCGCCCTTTGCCAAAGCCGGTTTTAGAATGTTGCCAGCATCCATACCGCCTTCGGCATTACCAGCACCCATGATTTCGTGAATTTCATCAATGAAAAGAATGATCTCGCTGCGTGATTCAACTTCCTTCATTAATTGCTGCATACGTGCTTCAAATTGGCCACGCATGCTAGTACCCTGAACTAAAGAAACCATATCCAAACGAATAACTTCTTTGTTTGCTAGTTTTTCAGGTACCTTTTTTGCAACGATCGCTTGAGCCAAGCCTTCTACAACTGAAGTTTTACCGACACCTGGTTCGCCAATTAGAACGGGATTGTTTTTTGTCCGCCGATTGAGAATTTCCACCACACGTTCAACTTCGTGATCACGGCCGATCACAGGGTCTAGTTTGCCTTTACGTGCTTGTTCCGTGATATTGATGCCGAATTGTTCCAGCAAACCATTTTTTTTATTATTATTGCCGCCAGCGCGATTCGGTCGTGCGGCAGCCGTACCATTATTTCCTGGTTGTTGCATGTTTGCCATTTGGCCGTTTAATTGACGAAAAATATCGTCAACGCTAAAATTACCAAAAACGAAGGGATCTTCATTATTATTGTGATAGTCAGCCATTTTTCCTCCGTCAAATAAAGATGGATTTCAAACATTCATCAATAAGAAAAATGTTTGACCTTTATTGACCTTTGCAGAAAATTATACACTATTTCTCCCATTAGTCAATAATGGTCAGAGATTGTCAAAAGACTGGAATATGTATCCCGTTTGGCATTTCAGTTATAATTCATACAAGATGAAAAAGTTTTTATTATTTTTGGGAATTCTTCTGTTGATCGCAGTCGCTGTCGGCTTGTATGCCTGGCATTTAACTGGTCAAAGATCAGATAAATTCAAGCGGCTGCAGTCCGAGGCAAGACAATATGTGCAAGATGAAAAATATGCCAAGGCCCGTCGATCTTTAACTGACTCGTTAGACTACGTTGTTAAGCAGGAACCAACCGAGAACAAGATTGATCAGATTTCTAATTTTCAGACTGCAGTTAATTTTTTGAAAGTTGCGAATTATTCTGATGCAATTACCAGCTTTCAAAGTGTTCTTAAATATCAAAAAGCATACGCCATTTTGTCGAGCCGATCTAATCAAGGAATTAAAACAGCGCAAGCTGCGATCGATAAGCAAAAAGCAGAAACGGCGGCTGCTAATTCGGCTGAAAGTCAAAGGGCTCAGCAAGCTGATGCAGCTGCGAAATCATCAAGTGCGGCAGCTGCCGCTTCTTCTGTTGCTAGCGAATGGACTGAAGCATATAAGACATCTGCCAGCGTACCGCAGAATGTTGTCGTTCAAGCTAGAAAGAATCTTCAGCAGGCGGGCATTAAAGTCGATTCTTTGACAGATGATGATATTAGAAATATGATCGTAGCAGCCGGCAAAGTACCGGAAAATATTGTAACTTATGCAAAACAACATGGAAATAAATAATGACAGACTTTAAAGACAAATTAGAATCCTTGAGGAAAAGTGAAATTGATGAATTTCAAGTCACGAGCAAAGATTTTCCTGATTTTTATCAAGTGTGGGACAAATACAGCTATCAATCTGGAATCAAAGGTTTTGCACAAAAAGGCGGAAAAGTTATTTATCGACGAAAAGAAAAGGTAAAATAGTATCAGAGCGTTCAAGGCTTCAAGGCTTCTTTGAAAGTTTTTTCTTGTAAGCGCTTGCTAATACTAAGATTATTGATAAACTTATAATGGAAGTTATGGAGGAATTATGGTTTCTAAAGAATTTACAATTACTGCTGATTCTGGCTTGCACGCACGTCCAGCAACGATGCTCGTGCAGAAAGCTTCAGAGTTTGATTCAAAGTTGACTTTGAAATATGACGGTAAAGAAGTCAATTTGAAGTCAATTATGGGCGTTATGAGTCTTGGAGCCGGCAAAGGCGCTAAGATTGAAATCGTGGCCGATGGCGATGACGAGCAGGCTGCCCTAGATGGTGTTGAAGGAACGTTAAAAAACGAATCTCTCGTTTGAGATCGAAGTAATTGAGCAACGTTTAGCCGTTGTTTTTTTGTATCGAAAATAGTGAGTTAGGATAAAATGGACGAACGATATCAACAATCTGTCATGCAAATGATTATGTTTGGTGGAAATGCAAAGAGCCTCTCGATTGAAGCCATCAATGCAGCAAAGGTCAAAAATTTTCAATTAGCTGATCAAAAACTGCAAGAAGCTGAGATCTCGATCGCTCAAGCACATCAGCAGCAGACCACGATGCTCACAAACGATGCGAATGTGATTACAGAAGGAAAAGGGGAAATGACACCTGTTACTCTGTATTTGGTTCATGCACAAGACCACATTATGAACGCGATTACTTTTCGCGACTTGGCTGTTGAAATAGTTGATTTGTACAAACGGCTTGCTGAAAAATAATCCAATATAAAAAACTGCCCTTTAATCGGCAGTTTTTTTGTTTTTTAAAACATCTTATTTCTGTTTTAATAGACTGGCGGCCGCTGTATCTAAAAGGACGGTCACATTTGGATGATTTTGTAGAATCGAAGCAGGCACTTTTTCTGTAACTGGTCCCTGAATAAAAGCCTGAACAGCCTGCGCTTTGTTGATTCCAAACGCTGCGATCAGGATTTTTTTTGCTGACATAATCGATGCAATTCCCATCGATAAGGCTTGTTTTGGTACTTGATCGATCGAAGCGAAGAAACGCGAATTAGCTTGGATGGTATTTTCAGTCAAACTAACGAGATGACTTGTTGATTTAAAAGAAGTTCCTGGTTCGTTAAAACCAATGTGACCATTTTGTCCGATGCCGAGAATTTGCAGATCAATTGGATTTTGCGCAATAATTTGATCATATTTTTTTAATTCTGCATCGATGTCAGCTGCAAGCCCGTTCGGTAGATATGAGTGAGCAAAAGGTTTTTTTGAAAAGAAATTTTTATTCATGAAATAGTGGTAGCTTTCCGGATGCTCAACTGCCAAATTTCTATATTCATCTAAATTGATGGAAATTAATCCTGTGAAGTCTAGTTTCGATGCTGTAATGGCTTCATAAATGGGAATTGGTGTTGATCCGGTTGCTAATCCAAAGACCTTGGCACCATTTTGGATCGCCTCTGTAAAAATTTTCAGACCTGTTTGACCGGCTTCTTTTTGGGAGCCAACAATTTCAATTTGCATATTTTTTACCTCTACAAAAATTATATCTTTTTAAATTGTCAAGTTCAATTATAAATTGGTATAGTAATTGGTATAATAAATTTCCAACCAAAAATGACTATCATTTAAAAAAATCTGGGAAATTCCGCGATAAAATAGTCTTTATTGATATGAAGGAGCAAACAAAATGGGCAAATTAGGAATTTCGATCTATCCGGATAAAATGGCTTTTTCTCAGATTGAACAATATATGAGAATGGCTGCTAAATATCATTTTTCCGAAGTTTTCACTTCTTTATTACAGGTAAAAGGTAGTCAAAAAGATGTTATTAATACATTCAAACCTTTTGCGAGCTTAGCAAAAGAACTACATTTTGACGTTATTATCGATCTTAATCCTGCTTTATTTCAGCAATTAGATATCTCTTTTGATGATTTATCTTTTTTTAACCAGCTTGGTGTTGCTGCTGTTAGATTGGATCAAGCTTTTTCTGGTATCGAAGAGGCTATCATGACGAATAATCCTTATGGCATCAAAATTGAGTTGAATATGTCAGCCGCCAGCCGCCATGTGGAAACGATCAAAGCTTTTGGTGCTAATCTCAGCAATTTAACGGCTAGCCATAATTTTTATCCACAACGTTACACAGGCTTGGAAACGGATTTTTTTAAGAAAGCGACAAAAATATTTACCAGCCTAGGATTGACCACAGCTGCTTTTATTAACAGCCAAGCGGCTGAAATTGGTCCTTGGCCCTTAGAAGAAGGCATGCCGACACTGGAAATACATCGTGATTTGCCAATTGAGACGCAAGTAACCCATTTTCGCCTGCTTGGTGGTATTGATAATCTGCTAATTTCTAATGCGGTTGCAGATGAAAATGAACTAAAAGCGGCCGCTGAAGCTTTTTTTAGTCCTTTTCCTATTTTCCATGTTGATCTTGCTAATGATTCTAGTGATTTGGAAAAAGAGATTCTTTTTAAGAATTCACACTTTTATCGCGGAGACTTGTCCGGCTATATGATCCGTTCGACGCAGACGCGCGTTAAGTATCAGCATGAAGATATACCGGCTCATGATACGGACTTGATTCAAACAGGGGATGTTTTGATTGAAAACAGTCTTTACGGTCAATACAAAGGTGAAACACAAATCGCCCTAAAGCCTATGAAAAATTCCGGTCGCACCAACGTTGTTGCTAAAATAACGACGCAAGATAAATTTCTGCTGCCTTGTTTGAAACCTTGGGCCGGATTTTTAATGAAATCTTCGCTTGATAGCTAATTATTTGACGTTCTTATTAGACTAAAAACGAGTTTCACCTCACCTCTATGAGGACTATTGATCCGGTTGATGATTCAAAAGGACATTTTTCGTTTTTAATCGTTATATAATCTGTATGAAAAGGGGAAAAATGGCAGATAAAAAGAATATTTTGCTTGTGGATGCAGCCGGCATGTCAATTTCGTTGTTGGCTAAGAAAATGGACGATTTTGCACGAGTTAACCATTTGCCTTACGGCGTTGAAGGTGTTGCTGATTCGATTGGTCCTGATAAAATAGCCGCCAATCATCCTAAAGTAATTTTAATTGCACCACAGGTTCGATATTTGGTCGATAAATATGAAAAGAATTATGGTGACAAAATACCGGTTGCACTAATTGATATGGTTGCCTATGGCATGATGGACGCTGGCAAAGTCTTGAAACAAGCTGAAGCGTTGGATAAATAATTATCTGTTTTTAACCGCTCTTTATCATTAGGAACGGTTTTTGTTGTCTTAAAATGAAAAAAAGGAGATTAAATTGGATATAAAATTAATTGCACTTGATCTGGACAATACGCTCTTGAATGCTGATTGTCTGCTCAGCATCCGTAATCGGGAAACGTTAAAAAAATTGCATCAACGCGGCTTGAAAGTCGTTTTAACAACTGGCCGACCAATCAAGGGTATTCTGCCTTTTATCGATCAGCTCAACTTGAAAGAAGTGGAAGACTATTCGATTAATTTTAACGGCGGCGTTATTCAGAATAATTTAAGCAAAAAAATAATTTCCAGTAAATTCTTAACCAAGGATATGATGAAGCCTATCAACAATTTAGCAAATCAAATGCGTTTCCCGCTAGATGGCATCACGATCGATCGCGCTTATTCTGTGATAGATGTTAAAAAATCTGGCTATCAATCTTTTATTGGCAAATTGATGGCTTTTACTGATGTTGAATTTGCAGATTTACCGGATGATCAGCATTATTTTAAATTTGTTAGTCAAACTGAACCTGCTCAGGTAGCTGAAATTCAAGCGGAAACGAAAAATCTTCCGAATTTTACGATTGTTAAGAGCCGACCAAACTTGTTGGAATTTTTGCCTAGAGGCGTTAATAAAAGTTTTGGTCTAAGCAAACTGTTGGCACATTTTGGCTGGTCCTTTGATAATGTGATGGCTTTTGGTGACGAGGAAAATGATTTGCCTATGATCAAGTCAGCTGGAATTGGCGTGGCAATGGGCAATGCCTCTGCAGAAGTAAAAGCTGTTTCCAATGCCGTCACAAAACGTAATACCGAAGATGGCGTTGCGGTGTACCTTGAAAAATATTTCGATCTTTAATGGCCGTGGAAAGTAAGGGCTTTCGATATTCTTTTATAATTTTGATCGGGACTGTTGTTGAAAACGTTTTCAAAGCCTATGATAGATGAGGTGGTAGTCGAATTAACGACGATTATCGTATCAACTATTTACATCAGCATTTTTTCAAAAAATGAGAGTCGGATTTTTTCTAAGCAAAGCAGTCTTTTAGGCTTTTTACGCTATTTGACCAAGCCGATAGCATGACATTGGTCAACGCTATATCGCTTAAGGCACGATGCTTGTTTGTCATGAAAAAATGATTAGTTTTTACGGAACTAAATTTAGGAGAACACAATGACTGAAACAAAGAAATTAACCGGAATTGCTGCGTCAGACGGTGTTGGTATCGCTAAAAGCTATTTGTTGATCGAACCAGCTTTAGCCTTTCCTTACAATAAAAAAATTAGTGATGTAGTGGGAGAAGAAAAACGTTTAGATCAAGCGCTGGCTGCTTCAAAAGATGATTTAGAAAAAATAAAAGCTAAAGCTGAAAAGACTTTAGGCAAAGATGAAGCTGAGGTTTTTCAAGCTCATATCACGATTTTGGCAGACCCCGAACTCATTGCCGGCATTAAGGGGCAGATCGAGAACAGCAAGATCAATGCGGAGTCAGCTTTGAAAAACGTCACGGACAATTATATTGCGACTTTTGAAGCGATGACCGATAACGCTTATATGCAGGAACGAGCAGCTGATATCCGTGATATCGCTAAACGTGTCACGAGTCATTTATTAGGAATTGATCTGCCTAATCCAGCTTTGATTGATGAGGAAGTGATCGTTGTCGCCCATGATCTGACGCCTTCAGATACGGCACAACTAGATCCCGAATTCGTTAAGGGCATTGTGACTGATATTGGCGGTCGCACAGCACATGCTTCAATCATGGCACGCTCTCTTGAGATTCCTGCAGTAGTCGGTACTCAAAAAGCAATTGAAGAAATTAAGAATGATGTCAATGTTATCGTTGATGGCTCTACCGGCCAAGTACTGATCGAACCTAATGAGGACGAAGAAGTTGTTTACGCGAGAAAAGTGGGTGAATATTTTGCTCGCAAACGCGAACAGGCTCAGTTAAGAGATGAAGCGACGGAATCAGCTGATGGCCATCATTTTGATATCAATGCTAATATCGGATCTCCAAAAGATCTTGATGCTGTCGTAGCAAATGGTGCTGAAGGTATTGGCTTGTTTAGAACAGAATTCTTGTTTATTGATTCTGACCACCTTCCAACTGAGGACGAACAATTTGCTGCCTATAAAGCTGCTTTACAATCGATGGATGGCAAACCGGTCACGATTCGAACAATGGATATCGGTGGTGATAAACAGCTAAGTTATTGGAAACTGCCAAAA is part of the Oenococcus sicerae genome and encodes:
- a CDS encoding ATP-dependent Clp protease ATP-binding subunit; translated protein: MADYHNNNEDPFVFGNFSVDDIFRQLNGQMANMQQPGNNGTAAARPNRAGGNNNKKNGLLEQFGINITEQARKGKLDPVIGRDHEVERVVEILNRRTKNNPVLIGEPGVGKTSVVEGLAQAIVAKKVPEKLANKEVIRLDMVSLVQGTSMRGQFEARMQQLMKEVESRSEIILFIDEIHEIMGAGNAEGGMDAGNILKPALAKGEFQLIGATTLKEYRTIEKDGAIARRFQEVMVDEPTAEEAYEILKGLRSKYEDFHHVKYSDEVLKTAVELSDRYIPERFLPDKAIDLIDEAGSRKNLHLEFISPEEIQQKINNAEAMKQQAIEKEDYEKASYWRDQVDTLQKQKNASQANPENVANAANVTISDITKIIEEKTKIPVGDLKQNEASQLKNLDANLRTHVIGQDQAVERVSRAVRRNRIGLTKSGRPIGSFLFVGPTGVGKTETAKQLAKEMFGSEESMIRFDMSEYMEPQSISKLIGAPAGYVGYEEAGQLTEQVRRHPYSLILLDEIEKAHRDVMNMFLQILDDGRLTDSQGHVVSFKDTIVIATSNAGTGDVGNNTVGFGAETDKDSAEHQLIEKLKNYFKPEFLNRFDSIVEFKELGKQELGQITDLMLENMNTMLAENKLHVQVDQDAKDKIVELGYNPEMGARPLRRVVQEQIEDKVADLYLDNPNAHELKATVNKDGNIMLVPAKMQVPAKAVSSRLPAEKSD
- a CDS encoding PTS sugar transporter subunit IIB codes for the protein MADKKNILLVDAAGMSISLLAKKMDDFARVNHLPYGVEGVADSIGPDKIAANHPKVILIAPQVRYLVDKYEKNYGDKIPVALIDMVAYGMMDAGKVLKQAEALDK
- a CDS encoding PTS lactose/cellobiose transporter subunit IIA: MDERYQQSVMQMIMFGGNAKSLSIEAINAAKVKNFQLADQKLQEAEISIAQAHQQQTTMLTNDANVITEGKGEMTPVTLYLVHAQDHIMNAITFRDLAVEIVDLYKRLAEK
- a CDS encoding DUF871 domain-containing protein; amino-acid sequence: MGKLGISIYPDKMAFSQIEQYMRMAAKYHFSEVFTSLLQVKGSQKDVINTFKPFASLAKELHFDVIIDLNPALFQQLDISFDDLSFFNQLGVAAVRLDQAFSGIEEAIMTNNPYGIKIELNMSAASRHVETIKAFGANLSNLTASHNFYPQRYTGLETDFFKKATKIFTSLGLTTAAFINSQAAEIGPWPLEEGMPTLEIHRDLPIETQVTHFRLLGGIDNLLISNAVADENELKAAAEAFFSPFPIFHVDLANDSSDLEKEILFKNSHFYRGDLSGYMIRSTQTRVKYQHEDIPAHDTDLIQTGDVLIENSLYGQYKGETQIALKPMKNSGRTNVVAKITTQDKFLLPCLKPWAGFLMKSSLDS
- a CDS encoding DUF1516 family protein: MKIILAIHILSVISIAITATAALLVPLEQDKRLVLATRVIYLPLFISGLVLALKTVHAEPVLTIIKIAAALAFVAVLEITFARKINKKPAAIVLSIIALLFFLAAILGIMIIAN
- the ptsP gene encoding phosphoenolpyruvate--protein phosphotransferase, whose product is MTETKKLTGIAASDGVGIAKSYLLIEPALAFPYNKKISDVVGEEKRLDQALAASKDDLEKIKAKAEKTLGKDEAEVFQAHITILADPELIAGIKGQIENSKINAESALKNVTDNYIATFEAMTDNAYMQERAADIRDIAKRVTSHLLGIDLPNPALIDEEVIVVAHDLTPSDTAQLDPEFVKGIVTDIGGRTAHASIMARSLEIPAVVGTQKAIEEIKNDVNVIVDGSTGQVLIEPNEDEEVVYARKVGEYFARKREQAQLRDEATESADGHHFDINANIGSPKDLDAVVANGAEGIGLFRTEFLFIDSDHLPTEDEQFAAYKAALQSMDGKPVTIRTMDIGGDKQLSYWKLPKEDNPFLGYRAIRISLKQDDIFRTQLRALLRASVYGNLWIMFPMIATLQEFRDAKKIYEEEKQNLTAKGVKFADNIKLGIMVEIPASAVLADKFAKEVDFFSIGTNDLIQYTMAADRGNDSVSYLYQPYNPAILRLVHNVIDAAHKEGKFVAMCGEMAGDPVAVPVLMGLGLDEFSMSASSVLPTRSLMKRLNVAEMQKLAKVALDKETNQEVIDLVKQSVN
- a CDS encoding phosphocarrier protein HPr — encoded protein: MVSKEFTITADSGLHARPATMLVQKASEFDSKLTLKYDGKEVNLKSIMGVMSLGAGKGAKIEIVADGDDEQAALDGVEGTLKNESLV
- a CDS encoding Cof-type HAD-IIB family hydrolase, translating into MDIKLIALDLDNTLLNADCLLSIRNRETLKKLHQRGLKVVLTTGRPIKGILPFIDQLNLKEVEDYSINFNGGVIQNNLSKKIISSKFLTKDMMKPINNLANQMRFPLDGITIDRAYSVIDVKKSGYQSFIGKLMAFTDVEFADLPDDQHYFKFVSQTEPAQVAEIQAETKNLPNFTIVKSRPNLLEFLPRGVNKSFGLSKLLAHFGWSFDNVMAFGDEENDLPMIKSAGIGVAMGNASAEVKAVSNAVTKRNTEDGVAVYLEKYFDL
- the nagB gene encoding glucosamine-6-phosphate deaminase; this encodes MQIEIVGSQKEAGQTGLKIFTEAIQNGAKVFGLATGSTPIPIYEAITASKLDFTGLISINLDEYRNLAVEHPESYHYFMNKNFFSKKPFAHSYLPNGLAADIDAELKKYDQIIAQNPIDLQILGIGQNGHIGFNEPGTSFKSTSHLVSLTENTIQANSRFFASIDQVPKQALSMGIASIMSAKKILIAAFGINKAQAVQAFIQGPVTEKVPASILQNHPNVTVLLDTAAASLLKQK